The segment agaagactttctttgtaaatataagcaaagagtAAATAAAATTCTGAACACTAAGCTGTCTGGCAGTaacctcatcactgcaataaatagCTGGGTCGTTCCAGGGCTTCTTTACTCATCTGGTGTCATCAAATGGACAGataccgacctacatgacattgacaggcTCATTAGAAAATTGTTAACCAAATTTCGATGTTTAGACCTctagtcctccaccataaggttaaaCCTGCCTAGGAAGGAAGAAGGTCGTGGactgcagaacatcttcaaattgtgtaagatgcaagttttaaagaaACGATCAAAACTGCACGCCTCCAGCAATGCACTAATTTCCTTCctatgcaacccctctgaacaaATGCTGATGTTAACGTCGGTTTGGACAACGTAGAGCATGAGACTCGCcaatgagaagaaaaaaacactccacggaaaattcccggTTTTATTAGATGaggacaacattgacaaggctgcttccttagcatGGCTCAAAACAGGTCCTCTCTAcccagaaggctttgttacagcaatacaggacagagtaattaggccaaaaaaaaaattacgagaatcatatcctaaaactcaatattgttgacaaatgccgaaaatgttgAAATGTGGGTAAatcaattgaacacataatggtAGAATattcagccctatcagaatctgcctacctaggtcgccacaaccaagttgcaaagttattACACCAGCTATTGGTTTTGACACAccatttgatcggtaaggatactccttcttattacaaatactcgccacaagaTCATCTTCTGTTCTTGAATAGGCTAAgtttgaccgacaaaacggtagactTTAATCGCCCAgatctgctgttcattgataaaaaagaaaagaaaaaacagcTCCCACTATTGAcgtcgccgtaccactgtctcataatttaagaaaaactgaaatggaaaaactacgaaaatatgggaacctaggcttggagattaagcgtttgtggaagttataaaaaataacaatataccccattgttatatcaaccgaggggataataacattgacctcacagataccttcaagggaCTTATCATCTTTACAAAGcgcgaccctggcagtgccagagcaTGAATATTAGttaggtgttgttgtttttttttacataataataaataacaataataaggcGAATGTTGTCCAGTCCAAAGCAAAAAGGGGATTTGAGTATTTCACATGACAACACTGACCCAATTTCAATGTGCTTATTTTGCCAAACCTTACGCAGATAAAGCCTTTGGGTGAAACGTGTCTGTTTAATCTTCTCTTTTTAACCACTCTCTAAATGGGTTTACTGCAATAGCCAGCGGTAGGAAATATATCTATGTCAAAAAGAAAGAATTCTGTGTTTGAAATTTGTATTGGTATCCATGGAAACATATTTACGAATTTAGGATGTTGACGCTGTTATAGTCAATGCATACCAAGGCATTAAAGTTTAACCTTTGAACTTAGAACCTTGTGACTTTAACAATGCTTCACAATTCTTATTCTTCCTACCTCGTTCTCtttattatgttggagcgttcaaatgactagaccaatacatgagatgaactgcgcagcgGTTTCctaatcagggagctctccatctagttttctttctatagagATGTTTTGggaccagtgtcttgttcgggcttCTTGCTAAAggatgcagttttgaaggacatggtcagcattttatggtgacactccacatgggcagatttcgcTGGTTCCAAtcttgagcttccggaacatatgttgtctcattctgttgtgtcaagttctgagtcgaaagattagacgttgatcttgtcgggattgCTTATAATAGTCGTCGTATTTCTTGTAATTCGGATGGCAGCTTattcatttctcatttattttattcactattagttttttttttcatttcttctggatagaaaAAGATTGACAGATGAACATCTCAGTTCAACCTCTTCACTATAAATACCTCCCAGTTTGAACTAATTTGAACTaactattataaaaaatctgggaagcgtggtcgagaggccaagtgcgcttgaactagaagggggctcgaggttcgacacccgactcgggcagagttgtgtttactaaggcagcacggaaaaccaactcctagataccccctcccccccccactggtccacaaatgagattggaccaaaagcgctctgagcatgctgtagcgctatataaaagctataataataatagcattaCTTTTGATATTATGACAATGTCTTAGTGGATATGGTTATGATACATATTTGATAGTTATTCGTGTAGTAATCTCGGACCAAAAGGCAGGGGTGTAGCTAGAAAtcttccatcgtttggggggcttgacctctttttgGGCATTTTgcgaaaatatttaattttaatgtaaaaaaacactcaattTGGGTGCcctcctcaagtgggggcccggggtgattttcaaattctcccccaaccctagctacgccactgcctagaGGGTAGTTAGGCAGGAACTACATGTTTAGAGAGCTAGAAGGAGTGACAATAGAGACGCTTAGAAGACTCGACGACCATTTTCCCCTGTAAATAAACGTTTTAAATGTGTACTAAAGTGTTATCAAGTTCTTTAAAGAGCGTCTGAAAAGCCGCGCAGCTGTGTTATAAGTCTTGATTGGAGCAAAACTTTAGTTCCTTAATAttctttaattaaatatatatatattatggccTGTCGGAATATGTCCTTATTATGTACCCGCTTTTAACAAATAGGTTCGCCCATCACTGTCACACATCAAGACTGCATCAGCTCtaccaaaaaattaattacttgaACATTAGCACACATATCATTGACATTGCATCCTCCTTAGCCACGGGCAGAAACAAAGGGACCACGTTGGCTTGGGGCGACTGTTTAACAGCTACTCCGAGTCTGATAGACTTGAGATGATTTGTCGAACAGTTTCTGGTGGTGAATACACCAGTCGTGCGTGTCAGGAGAAGCGTGTGGGAAAAGGAACACATTCGGGCCAAagaatgaaatgtattttatgCGCAGTTTAAACCAATGGTTCTCACATTTTTAACCATGGACCTCAACGTTCTAAACTTCATTCATGGATAGTCAATGATGATAaagtagaataaaatatttgaaataaaaaaaaaaataataaagctaTAGTACATATTATTTTAGGTTCTCAATTCTGTCTCTGAAGACAATGGGTGCGCCCAGATGAATGTCTCTCCGTGGCGCATTAATGGGCCTTAAATAAAGGGgccatgggtggcccatgcttCTTGgtctctctcgaccttgctgatgagaTCCATGGAACGCTTCGCATTACATTTGGAACAAACTCAGTTGCAGAGGCTGCCGGAGGAAATGTCATAGTTGATACCTCCCATACGCCAAAGGGGCCtcactcctgatttttcctccaggttgtctcctgaagccttattaccgcaaggcagcggtgggtttctctcctagatgaatcGACTTACTAGGCttacgagctccatctgcccgaagcccCCGGTTCTGTGGTGCCTGGTATCCGCcctcaccccttcacctgttagtaagagcagtttcgccgggctaaGTGGCCTAcataagccacacgagcaggccagttGATGGACTAAGTTGTCTGAGGCTTTTAGAGACGCATGGCTTCAGGATTATTTCATAAACAACGGGAGCTTATCCCCATTGACACCCTCTGGCCATGGCAACCTTTGAAACCACGGGTTCAGATAACTAGTCCTACATTTGAACTGCACACAGGCTTCCATATCATGAAGTTCTGTTGTTGACAGTGGTTgtcttgtagcaccaaacttctGGTAGAAAATTCAACCGCCCcaggcgtattatatcttatctaataaaacttgaaattgcATGAATAACTTATCTGTtaacaaacttaaatataacttgtattaaaatatagacaaatttaacttgagatgaaatgaaataaactaatattttaaacaaatagaactcactagaaaaaaaaaacacacttctTTACACTCCAGCTTCCTGGAGTCGTCTGGCCTAGCCAATAATACGACAGTGCatcttatcttgcatcattcacacagCATAGCCGACAACCAATCTCTAACTTCCTCtcaccatcaccatagaaacacacacacacatcttcaTAACAAGCTCACATACGTCTTTCCAATAGTCGAAAGGTTTACCTATAATTCAACTTTAAAGATCGAAGCTAATTCTGGTCTTAGGGATTTTGTAGACCTCCCTTTCTAAAACCCACCGCAATTGAAGCTCTTGGACTTTGCTCACCTTTCGGTCTTAAAGCCAATCATAGTCCAAAGTCCCTGGACTCGCAACGCTGAGACGCACTGTTTTCATCTTGCcagtcaaaagttaaaaaaaatgtattattataaaagttttGGCTGTCGGGAAGGGGAGGTAAGCGGTGTCAAGAATGTGCTGTGACGTTATAATAAAGGTTTTTAAATACATGTACTATATGATCACTAGTGCACAAGGATTATGGGCAATGTGTAGTTCTGTGAATGACGCAGACGTAGCCAATGGATAAGACTGGCGAATCCAAATAAGGGGTCAAAGTGGTCAGCACTGTGTCATTGTTTTATATTGCTGTATCCTATAGTTCCTGAGGTTaaataatacattattattatagcttttatatagcgctactttcatgcttatagcatgcccagagcgcttttggtccaatttcatttgtggaccagtttggtgggggggggggagggggtattattatttattattatacatatactttttctcttttcaaTAGAATAactatgtatatacatatatatatatattttggggATTGCAGAGACATTTTTCCTTGTGCCTTTAATAATGTGTTCAAGAGACATacattatttagatatatagtTGTGAGTTATTTCCCTAAGATaatctttgtttaattttttttttttttttttttgctagtttaaacttttttttttatttacattctaattttaattcagctttgataataaaaatCTAATGAAAGGTAAGTAAAGGGATTaaatatgaaatagaaatgGCCTAGtggaaggaaaactctgaattcaaacatttgctgccttgcagctatacccaattaTGGAAAAGGCTTCGGGGGTCTACCCTgaagaaaaatcaggagccggcgaTCCTTAGGCGGTTTGCAGCGTACAGttctacaccctggcagagcctgcgactCCGcggaccccaaactgtatcggcacttccGGTTCCTTTGGAtccatcagctgcgtggagaggtgGGAAcagatgtgtgggcgacatcgttccgatcacagctaatgcccaggcattcatctttTTCCTCAAAATGACCCATAATGAGGTCATTTAAATGGTCTAGTATTTAATGTGATTAAATCGTTTCCACGGCTTTCATTAGCTAAAAtgtgatcaataaaaaaataggttaaTGCATAGTCTTCTATTATCTTGTCTGTTTAagtatcagggccggccttaagccgATTTTACCGATTGCTCCAtattgggccccgcaatttacaTCTAACATATCACAatcagtcatggctcttgtcacaaGCTTGTAtagatgtaggacttaaagggttaacaaaTTTAATGTATCGTTCGGTTGACGTAACTTTAATAAAGCCACTGGCGCCTATTGCGTTAATAAAGCCACTGGCGCCTATTGCGTTTGAGCTGCTTCCTATGCCTTTTGTATGATAGATGTTGATATAATGGTCTAATTGATAGTAATAGttgtgtaaaaacaaatttagaagAGGGACTTGCAAGCCTCCATTAAGATGTGCCCCGCAATTTATAATGCCGGTCTTAAGTATCTTTGGATGACAActaatttatgtttttcttttccaatCAGCAGGACCATGTCTTCCAATACCGTTTCCTCGTTCTTCACGAGGTTTCGTCGAGATAAATCCAAAGAGCAGAAAGACCCGAAAAAACGATTCTCAGTTCCGGTTTTCAGCAGCTCCGTGGACGCTGAGCCAAGCGATCACCAACATCGTGATGTGGAGATAACTCCTTGTCCCTCGCCTACCTCCCCTGCTTTGAAGAGCACAGAAAATAAAACGAGGTCACCGAAAAGTAGCAGGGTCAAGGAGAACCCCAACTCTAAATCGTCTGACGGAAAGAAGAGAGGCGGGGCGTTGTCGTACCTCCTGTGCATGTCCAGAAACGCTGATACAATTGACAGGCATAACGTTACAGGACTCCCCCCTAACCCAAATAAAAAGTCTAAGAACAAAAACTTTGAAGGAAACGCCCCTGTCAACGAGgcaataaacaaagaaaacaaaaaagcaagCAAGAAGAAAAAACCAGTGAAAGGTTGGTTCTCTGTTGAAAGCATCGTCCCACCTGATTTTCTCGTCGGCCAAGAACAGTCCAAAGAAAACATCTACGGCCCTATGTACCAGCCGACAAGAGGCCCTAGCCAAGGCGTCAGGTATCGGGTCGACGGTACCCTCGAGAAACCTTACGTCTTCCCCTCGGGCTTTACCTTCGGGCCCGAAGGCCGGAAGCTGAAATTACGGAGGAGCACCCCTGATTTCAAGTCCACCAAAAGCAGATCTGAACTCAAACTGGAAAATATTCAAGCCGATGTTCACCTGCCGACATCCACTTCGGACGAATTCATTTCTGATCAAGACTTTTTTCTCAAGTTCGATGCGGCAAATCAAACCTCCAGGCGTAATCATCATCGCTACAGCATGCCGGAAGTTCCAGATGTGCATGATTTTTTCTCTCCAAATAATATCATGAGCAGCAACGAAAGTAATCTGGAACTATCTAGGAACAATTCTTCGAATACTCAGCCCAGAGATTCGAAATACAAGAATAATTTATATAACGAAACGAAAGCAAAAGACGAAAGTAATCGAGGCAGTAAAAGGAATCGATACAAGAAAAATCGCTACAGCATGCCTCCCAAAAACGACGACTTCGTCTACATGGGCAGCTTCGAAAATTTGAATCTTTGCGATTCTTTGGAGAAACGGCAGAACGCGGAGAATGAGAGACTCACGAAGGAGGAaatgaagaaagagaaaaagaaaaaccgATACAGCATGCCGCCGAAAAACCCAGACTGTGTGTACATGGGAAGTTTCGAGAACATTCATTTTAAATTCAACGGGGAGAAGGGAGTCGACCCTGTTTTGTCTTTGCCTACAAAAGATGCCAGTTTATCTAGGAGTTACTCCTCGTCTGCTAGCAGTAGTCGAAAACTGGACAATGAGGATGAGTTTAAGTTATCAAGCAAGGCGatgaagacatttaaaaaaggcAATGTTGAGCAGGTCACTTCTGCAAACAGAGATTCTCCAAAAAATTTAAGTCGGCCGCTGGCTGGAAAGCTGCAGGAAAAGAAACATGATCTTGAGCCGGACACATTTGATGAAAACCTACAGGTCACTAACAAATCAAATTTCCCCAACGCTTTTACTCGCTCCGCAGGAAGATCCTCCTGCATGCCTGGTAACAAGAGATCTTTAGCACCTCCACCTGCTGTGTTTGGTTCTGTGACTGTCTCCACTCCTGACCCTTCCATCCATTCCAAAGGAGAGTCTACTGATGGGAAAAGTTTTAAGCTTCCACCTCCGCCAAATCACACTCCGTCTTGGGAGGAGATGGAGAAGGTTCAAGTCCGCTTGTCTGAGATAGCCCGAGGCTGCCACAAAGGTTCTCAAGCTGATATTAGCTTCGATGCTGAAACCATGAACATGGAGGATAGAGACCAGAACGTCAGCGGACTGAAAAGAATCTCATCGACTTCTGCCAGTTCCGATGTCGTAAACGTTTCAGGCAAACACAAAGCTAGCAAAGAAGTTATTTACGACATTCCAAAATCTAATAAGAAATTGGTCAAGCAAAACAACACGGAATCTGTGCATAATCAGCAGGCatcaaaaacagaaatggacCATTCTAATAGCTCTAACGACAGTGTTTTTGAATCCTCCATTAAAGTGACCAATACCTCACTACCCAATAAAACTGACAATAAGAAAAACTCATATTCAAACGTAGAGATTATTAACTCGGCAGGAAAACAAACAGTCCACACAATTAGTAAACCCAGAAACGACTATGAATTCATGTATCTCTGCTCTACTCCTCAAATTTCCGTGGCTGCTGATACGAAACCCAAGCCATTAAAGTCTTCCGACTCCATGCGTCTGGACAAAGGACACGTCATCATTGCCCCACAAGCACCCAGGGCATTAACCAGTTCAGAGACAGACGCTTCTAGAAGAAGTGCCGTCGTGACCTCTACGCCAAAAGTTGTCAGAAAGCCCACTTTCACCGAGAAAGAGTCTGAACACTCGAGACCCGTCCCCTCCCCGAGAAAACGCAGCAGCGGAAATAGAAACAGTGCTGTGACTGAGGACACGCCTTTGACTGTTGTTAAAATTGACGACTTTGATAATTTGGGCACAAACTCCCCAAATGTCAGCGCTACAACTCCACAGCCAAAGGCCGCCCCTGTTCCGAAAAAAAGAACTAATTTGTCGTACAGTTCTTCAGCATGTTCTCACAGCGAGGCAGAGAAAAAGTTTACAGCCTTAGCTCGTGAAGCGAACTCAAAAGAAATAGTTCATCAAAGTATAACATCTCCAGATTGCAAGAGTCAGGCAAGCCCCACTGATGACGCCAAACATATTTATGAAGATATTGTAATCAACAAGCAACCACAGCCAACGTCTCATATAGATCCAAAAAATAATCCTTACCAAGTGTGTGGAAGCCTTTTTACCTCAGAGAAGCTAGAAAAAGAGCTACTCTACTTCAAAAAGAGGCCGAAGGCACCTCGCAAGGACACATCGGCGCTATCCGCCTTCCTGCCCTTGTCACCGCTGCAGACGTTAAAGCTTACTTCCTCTCCCCTGGCTAAGAGGAAGTTCGAGGCTTCAGAAAACTGGCCTCGCCCCTTGTACACCGGCTTGTCTACTTCCACCTCGGACCTGGCGGACATGACCGAGCTGCTTGACCCCAACTACTCCAACTGGCTGGTGCCGGGCCCCGGGTTCTATGACGACGACAACTGCGTGGCAGACGATGAGCTCAGCGCGTGCAACGAGGAGGACTGGGGGGACGATGGCGTCGGGGTCAAGGTGAAACGCGGGTCACTGAGAAAGTGGGCGTCGGCGGACGATATCATACGAAGTGGAAGTATAGTTGACAGGTGAGTAGCTCAGTATTTCAAGATTGTGCTTGCATTTAGAAGCCGCGACcctatttttagatttgttCAAATCGAAAACTATTTAGACAGTTAAGgctggaggtttttttttaaaataatatttatctaCGCTTTATAGGCATGGcgctaaagcgcttggcttttgaaccggaGGTCCCTGGTTCgcatcctggtgaagactggaatttttaatttttggatctTTAGGGCCCCTCTGACTCCActtatacatcatctgccctatagctttcaaagtctgaaaggggaaattttactttttaatttactGTCTACGTTTTGTTGTCAAAAGGAGTTGGGGATTATTAAAATTTCAGTAGCATTTATTTTCAGACGTTtggtagtgtaaaaaaaaaggtgtttgcATTTCTGTTGGAGTTTCATAATTACATCTATGTATATGCATAGCCCAATGATGGGTTTTAACCTTTTCGTAGTTTCAGTTGATGGGTTTTAACCTGTTCGTTGTTTTTTAGTTATGCAAAAACtaccaaaaagtaaaaaaaaattcaaatcacTTTTGTATAATTCATATAGTCAGCTTataacctgtggttcgcgacccaTTTGGGGGTTGAATGACGAttttccaggggtcgcctaagaccaataggaaaaaaattgtctaaaaagaaacttaacactgtaaaaaaaaattccactgGTAGTTACTATTTTGTTTACTAGGATTAGCATTCGAGGATAAatgatacaaacaaaaaatgattcaGAATCATTTCAACCATTTTAATCGTCACTGCATTAACATTTGCAACAGTTTGAATGACTGTCCATCAAACGGAGTTGCAAAATGCAACGTTGCGCCATTGCAAAATCATAGGTATTGTTTCTATGGTGAAGATTGACCCATGTTATTATAGAGCACACCCATTTAATGCTCAGTAATATACCATCATTATTGTAGTTTATATAGTTTatagattatattttaaaaatgaaacaacCCATGAAAATGGATCTTCATAACATTAGCGAAAACACAAGATAACTTtacggttgggggggggggggtcgggggaaattataaaaaggggtcgcagaactaaaaaggttgagaaccgctggcttaTAGCCTCGGAAAACATCGTTATTTCTGTGTATCTTATTGGTTGAGTGTAAGAGCCTTTGATGTCTATCCGTAGATCCCAGTTCATTTATGCTTATTTTAATGTGTAATTCTTTGGGCAAACGTTCAACATTTGAGATCGCAGTGCTTGCCCCACACCAGAATCTTAAACTTTAAACCCTAAACCCAAATACGTTTAATTATCATCTTCCCTCTCCGATGCTTAAGGTTGATATTCAAGATAAGGTGATAAAATATAAAACGAAGAAATCCTTTGGAAGAGCTGGAAGCCAAGACATCCGCgctgttaaagggaaactccgatggtttttcaaatttgagttattgacatatttaaattctgcgtaatagtaaacattttaccattttgtatttaaatgcttagaaacatttatatttaataaattagacagtcaattcttgacatctaaaaaaaaacggggttctttgagatttagtttttaggttaggcatacgtcacttccctcaataatactgaaagagaaactagattttaccaatcgtatcgcttcattcttataGTAGCTGTTAgacttagtgacggcctagtcaagtgctatggtacagttatatatatagagagagatctaaaagcattaggacaaccaactcgagaaaaaagtaacattttcatctaatcCCCTCCCTGTCCTAAATAGTAAATTGATCGTGTGTCTTACTGATTTTAACAAagtggtcagtgtaaggctagtcgagactacgtgtagtcggtcatgacaagacaaccaagcgatagtgtttgttgtgtgttgagtggtcaggcgagaagatacacactgccgtggttagtcaagcatgtaaatctactttcaacacgcatttgtttcttgcttacaagatctagatctaactgcatagacgaagatatatttcttttacgagaatgtaaactttactgtatggtctcccgttatacaaTACGTAacagattaaattaataggttagtgtgacgtcacataggaACCCGATAAAAATCTGATCGTTTCGgatgcgcaaaaaaaaaatatgtcagaaaaacatccattactaagttattattgcaaatttaaaaaaaaaagaagaatatattcattatctgtaaatcaaaacacgtattata is part of the Biomphalaria glabrata chromosome 10, xgBioGlab47.1, whole genome shotgun sequence genome and harbors:
- the LOC106074857 gene encoding uncharacterized protein LOC106074857, with protein sequence MSSNTVSSFFTRFRRDKSKEQKDPKKRFSVPVFSSSVDAEPSDHQHRDVEITPCPSPTSPALKSTENKTRSPKSSRVKENPNSKSSDGKKRGGALSYLLCMSRNADTIDRHNVTGLPPNPNKKSKNKNFEGNAPVNEAINKENKKASKKKKPVKGWFSVESIVPPDFLVGQEQSKENIYGPMYQPTRGPSQGVRYRVDGTLEKPYVFPSGFTFGPEGRKLKLRRSTPDFKSTKSRSELKLENIQADVHLPTSTSDEFISDQDFFLKFDAANQTSRRNHHRYSMPEVPDVHDFFSPNNIMSSNESNLELSRNNSSNTQPRDSKYKNNLYNETKAKDESNRGSKRNRYKKNRYSMPPKNDDFVYMGSFENLNLCDSLEKRQNAENERLTKEEMKKEKKKNRYSMPPKNPDCVYMGSFENIHFKFNGEKGVDPVLSLPTKDASLSRSYSSSASSSRKLDNEDEFKLSSKAMKTFKKGNVEQVTSANRDSPKNLSRPLAGKLQEKKHDLEPDTFDENLQVTNKSNFPNAFTRSAGRSSCMPGNKRSLAPPPAVFGSVTVSTPDPSIHSKGESTDGKSFKLPPPPNHTPSWEEMEKVQVRLSEIARGCHKGSQADISFDAETMNMEDRDQNVSGLKRISSTSASSDVVNVSGKHKASKEVIYDIPKSNKKLVKQNNTESVHNQQASKTEMDHSNSSNDSVFESSIKVTNTSLPNKTDNKKNSYSNVEIINSAGKQTVHTISKPRNDYEFMYLCSTPQISVAADTKPKPLKSSDSMRLDKGHVIIAPQAPRALTSSETDASRRSAVVTSTPKVVRKPTFTEKESEHSRPVPSPRKRSSGNRNSAVTEDTPLTVVKIDDFDNLGTNSPNVSATTPQPKAAPVPKKRTNLSYSSSACSHSEAEKKFTALAREANSKEIVHQSITSPDCKSQASPTDDAKHIYEDIVINKQPQPTSHIDPKNNPYQVCGSLFTSEKLEKELLYFKKRPKAPRKDTSALSAFLPLSPLQTLKLTSSPLAKRKFEASENWPRPLYTGLSTSTSDLADMTELLDPNYSNWLVPGPGFYDDDNCVADDELSACNEEDWGDDGVGVKVKRGSLRKWASADDIIRSGSIVDRSMILAKRRRLRKRHKKSHPAASTATAPSATHHQKHLPLPKAVTSTNSHGVNVLAKSRKTNTPRGGERPPLNHTDSGHDSDIISPCASPCAIVESYIGEGEEPNPRRQPSASKKSWEVRLQNLQWQRKIRSRENLSESLV